GTGCGCGCCCCCCCTGGGGGTGCGCCAGAGAGGTCAGGGGGTGCGCGAGACCTCTTCGGGTTAGAGGCATTTAAACGGCCGGATTGTGTAATGATACGCTCATATCTATTATCTGCCGATGGTTCAAATCATTCGAGATCGTAAAGCCTGTTTTGCATCTCACAGCCTCTAATAAACGATGTAATACACATGACGTCGTATTGTATAATCCAGTCCCATCAAAGCAAATCATAATAGCTACGAAAACCTTAACTATTTTTTTATCTGTATCAGCCTCCGTAGTTAGAACGTTCGAATcctgactgagcccacccacactTGTTCCCGCACAGTTAACGTTAAGTTAATGTTAGTAAAAGAAATGACATACTTTTGAAACTATGGCTGACAAACGCAAAAATGACACCGACAGCACAGCTggggtgaaaaagaaaataaggacCTACAATGAGAGCTATATTATGATGGGGTTTACCCTGGGAACAGACAACCGACCGGAGTGCGTGATATGCGGTGAAAGGTTAGCTAATGATAGCATGAAACCCAGCAAAATGAAGCGGCACCAGACGACAAAGCATCCTGAAACGGTTGGGAATGATCGTAGTTTTTTTCTACGGAAAGAACAGCTTCTTAAGGCAAACAAGCCAATGGATATCAGAGCCGCGTTTAATAGGGCTGGCAGTGATATGCAGAAGGCTACTGAAGCCTCTTTTGAGTGTTCGCTTTTAAttgcaaaagcaaaaaaacctCACAGCATTGGCGAACAGCTCATCAAACCAGCTTGCATTAAATTAGTTGAGAAACTGTGTGGCCAACAGGTGGCAGAGAAACTAAAAACTGTGCCACTCTCGAATAACACAGTGAAGGACCGAATCGATAAGATGGCAAATAACTGCGAGCAACAGCTGGTAGAAAAGCTTAGAAAGGGGCAGTTCGCCATACAGCTTGATGAAACTACAACTGTAGCAAACGAGGCTGTGCTCATTGTTTATGTACAATTTATTGAGGGGGAAGATCTGAAGCAGGACATTCTTATGTCTGTCAACCTTACCACCACTACCAGGGGTGAGGATATTTTTACAGCAGTGGATTCTTACTTCTCGTCCCAAAAGCTTCCCTATGAGAATCTAGTTGCATGTTGTTCAGATGGCGCTGCCTCGATGATGGGTAAAAACAAGGGCTTTAACAGTCGCTTGAAAGAAAAGGCCCCACACTGTATAATATTTCACTGTATGATACACCGCCAGGCACTGGCCAGCAAAAAACTGTCTGACGACCTCAGTGAAACACTCGCGACTGTAGTTAAAGTCGTGAATTTCATCAAAGGTCGCGCCACCAGACAGCGTCTGTTCGCAGATTTATGCGAAGATGAAGCGCACCAAACACTCCTCCTGCACACAGACGTGCGCTGGCTCTCACGGGGCCGAGTGCTGGCGCGTTTTGTGGAATTGGGTGAAAAAGTAGGTGAATTTCTCAAAACTCACAGCCCCTCACTGTTAGAGAAGATAACTGAGTCATTCTGGGTTAAAACTGCATACCTAGCCGACATCTTCAGTCTGTACAATGAAACGAACAAGCGTCTCCAAGGCGCGGAGTCCAACATCATGGAATGTAAAGAGGCGCTTGACGCATTCGTGCGTAGACTTGAGTATAGGGTCGGGAAGATGGAAAGGGGAGAGCTACAACAGTTCCCACTACTGCTGAAACAATGCAGAAATGATCCTGAAACGATCCCTGTATCTGTCCGTCGTGAGTTTACCAGACACATGAACGCATTGCAAGAGGAGATTAAATCACGGTTTGCCGACACAGATGAATACGTATCGAAGGAATCGTGGGTGTTGGATCCCTTTATTGCAAAAGTCGAGGATGTGCAATACCTTGATTGTGAAGACGAGCTCACCGACATCCAGGCCAACTCTCTGTCAAAGAGATATTTCCAGGTAGGCCCACGGTATTGCATTTAACATTGTATCACTTGCGATGTCTAATAAGCCTCTGTGCTCGCGCTACTTGGGGTGTTGGACATATTTAAGCATAATtcaattcattctttatttatttcattcaagGAACACGGATTTAAAAAGTTTTGGATTGTGAAGGCACCCAGCATTGCTCCAAGActcacactacatgccacaacAAGGATCATACTCCCGTTCAGTACCACATATCTTTCAGAGACGGCCTTCAGCGCTCTTGTCGCAATCAAAACTAAAGCGCGCAACAGACTGGAGGTGCACAATGACTTTAGACTGGCTGTCACTCAAATCACTCCTGATATTCCAGCCCTGGCTGTGGCTGTGCAAGCCCAAGGTTCTCATTAATGAATGTAGGCCTATTAATGCCATGCACTGTaagatatgaaaaaaaatgtgttcaaaaatttgttaaataaaatgtgttcaaaaatttgttaaataaaatgtgttcaaaaatttgttaaataaaatgtgttcaaaaatttgttaaataaaatgtgttcaaaaatagaaatatatgaTTTTCCtttaatagctttttttttggggggggtcgCGAATTCCATCAGAAGTGAATTAGGGGGGCCTGGgagaaaaaaggttgggaaccaCTGAACTACAGCATCCGCAGGCTCATCTAAAAAGCTGGTTTTGAACCTGGGGTCAATGAAACAAGCCATTTGCATGACATCCTTTGCCTTCTCTGTGTACCTCTTGTTTAGGTCCTCTCTCATTACCTGTTTCATCTGCTTGGTCAGGCCTGGATCCTCATCATTTTCCTCCAGGATTTCACCAGTAATGTGGTCAAGGACTGGCTTGATGGCTGATAAAGTAACTCGTGTCTCTGAGCCAAGTGCATCTGTAAATTTGCTCAGAGGTTCAAGGAGCTGGCAGAGTTGTTCCATAACATTTATGTCAGCATCCTTTGGCATCAGATGCCAAACTCCCCTTTCTGCAGCCAGTGTAGCACAGACTGCCTGCTGCTGGCTGAGGAACCGTTCAAGCATGTTAGGTGGTAGGCTGGACCCCTGAATTGTGAATTTCATAATTACCGTCCACGAGTGAAACCCATTTTTTAAGGATGGCATTATAAAAATCCGTCAAACTGTATTTGCTTTGTGTCCACCCTTGTTTCGCGCACATTTGGCCAAAATATCGTCGTAAAGTCTCTCTTTTTTGATCCGGCAAATATGTAGGGCAACCGTGCgtttccatgacaacaacaCGTAAACAACCTCGGGTGTCGCTGTCTAGACAATTCATTCTCGATGAACCTCGGCAATACCCGAGAGATTATAAGAGTATAATCAGAGGTCGAgtagtgattttaaatgtgggggtgttccaggggggcACATGAGTTccacatcaagcccagagacacgacacggaagttggcatccgatttgcGAAATAAATGGAtcggcataaagggccatttcactgcatttttgcattttgatcaccctaaactagatcctgtatggaaactataatagttacactgctcaaatctggatagaattatgctaaagaggctatagatttattaaaaccttgtttgggatttgtgaaacctttttctgatttgtgaaaatgcagaacagggccattttaatgctttttttgtattctcatcaccctaaactagatcctgtatggaaactacaactgttgcactgctcaaatctgggtGGAATTACTCTAAAGAGGGTTCAgaatctttaaaacacattgtatgttggtgcactatgAGGGAgggcaaaccgttaatataatacatccatggggcaaacgggtttacctttggaaaatgtgggggggatgaaatcatcttgctgtaaaagtgggggtgtcgaaacacccccatcccccacggttGCAACGCCCATGAGTATAATGACAATACTCTTCTCTCCAGGGGAAATTGCAACTGGAGTGACATATTTTGGATAAGGTATATTATCAATAATGTGGAATATGTTAGTTATTAATGTCAAAACAGTCTTTTCTCTACTTAAAGTCTTGGATGAAGTGATGTTGCCTCATCTTTGTGTTTCCAATAATTTTGTATGGTTAAAAAGTCGtaataacttttttcttttttttaaagcatgataatacaataaataaattcCATTTTGTCAAGGGAATTTTGTGTGCTTGTCTTTCTATCAATACATTAAGTGGGTTCTGGTCTGAACTATATGCCTGGTCTGACATGGTGGGTGGTCCTATCCCATAAACAATGTAACAACATGAATTCATAACATGTAGGTAGGTACACGTGGGCATGCTAGCAGTAGCAAAATGTGGAAAAATGAAGTGTTGTATGCATTTAGTGCCTGGGGAAAAAACACCTGTCATACCATTTTCCAATGCAAGTTGGTCAAAGTTCCTGCAGTGTGCCCACTTATGGCTGAACCTGCAACCCTGCAGAGAGAGGGAAGTGGCTAGAAATGCCCTAGAGGATTTAAATCTGGAAGAAGACCAGGAATTACCAGCTAATAGGCCTATGCCTATAGGATACCACCGCAAATGCTAC
The Odontesthes bonariensis isolate fOdoBon6 chromosome 3, fOdoBon6.hap1, whole genome shotgun sequence DNA segment above includes these coding regions:
- the LOC142376995 gene encoding zinc finger BED domain-containing protein 5-like — encoded protein: MADKRKNDTDSTAGVKKKIRTYNESYIMMGFTLGTDNRPECVICGERLANDSMKPSKMKRHQTTKHPETVGNDRSFFLRKEQLLKANKPMDIRAAFNRAGSDMQKATEASFECSLLIAKAKKPHSIGEQLIKPACIKLVEKLCGQQVAEKLKTVPLSNNTVKDRIDKMANNCEQQLVEKLRKGQFAIQLDETTTVANEAVLIVYVQFIEGEDLKQDILMSVNLTTTTRGEDIFTAVDSYFSSQKLPYENLVACCSDGAASMMGKNKGFNSRLKEKAPHCIIFHCMIHRQALASKKLSDDLSETLATVVKVVNFIKGRATRQRLFADLCEDEAHQTLLLHTDVRWLSRGRVLARFVELGEKVGEFLKTHSPSLLEKITESFWVKTAYLADIFSLYNETNKRLQGAESNIMECKEALDAFVRRLEYRVGKMERGELQQFPLLLKQCRNDPETIPVSVRREFTRHMNALQEEIKSRFADTDEYVSKESWVLDPFIAKVEDVQYLDCEDELTDIQANSLSKRYFQVLSHYLFHLLGQAWILIIFLQDFTSNVVKDWLDG